A genomic region of Stegostoma tigrinum isolate sSteTig4 chromosome 13, sSteTig4.hap1, whole genome shotgun sequence contains the following coding sequences:
- the si:ch73-233f7.1 gene encoding protocadherin-10, with amino-acid sequence MASTWLKWQVITCILSSCVWDRVAGQIRYSIPEELKHGAFVGNIADDLGLNVRELSARRFRIVPGANTRFLEVNLENGVLFVNEKMDREQLCDLSPSCFLHLEIVIENPLELYRVEVEILDVNDNSPGFPWREFRLEIAESVAVGARFPLESAHDPDVGTNSLQTYRLSPNPYFSLEVQTRSERRKFPVLVLDMPLDRENQALHQLVLTALDGGFPGRSGTALLTVVVLDVNDNAPVFDQAVYTVCLVENAPINTLVIKLNATDLDQGSNGEVTYSFSRHAPARLRQLFRVEPQTGEIRVQGVVDYEEASVYEIYIQAKDNGPHTAAVHCTVVVEVIDVNDNAPEVTLTSVSSPVREDALPGTVIALISVSDRDSGANGKTSCHIPAQVPFKLQSSFTNYYTLVTSERLDRESVLEYNVNLTVTDSGSPPLSTVKTVPVKVSDVNDNAPRFAHPSYTVYLMENNAPGASICSVSALDPDLDQNAYVSYCILNSKVRGTPISTYVSINLNTGNLYALRSFDYEQLKKFQVFVQAWDAGFPSLHNNVTVNVIILDQNDNAPAIVSPLPLNGSAEMVPRSADPGYPVVKVAAVDADSGQNSRLSYQLYRATEPGLFSIGPFTGEIRTSRRFEERDSNKHRLVVHVTDHGKPPLSSSVTINVFVVDSLPENFSDLTERPQGIEHFSEFNLYLIVCLGSISFVFLVAIIALISIKCHRRSRHGTLGRRCSLRACCCCSGPSRCCLRRKPTRAVLNNSHTNFQLPPSVKGPPSCMEVGGSGSLSQTYCYKVCLSPESAKTDLMFLKPYSSPPPAAGGNSKPANPYVSAWRRQISGGANLATNGSSETIMA; translated from the coding sequence ATGGCGAGTACCTGGTTAAAATGGCAAGTGATCACCTGCATTCTATCGAGCTGTGTTTGGGATCGAGTGGCCGGCCAGATTCGGTACTCGATTCCCGAAGAACTGAAGCACGGGGCGTTCGTTGGGAATATCGCCGACGATTTGGGATTGAATGTGAGAGAACTGTCCGCTCGCAGGTTCCGCATCGTGCCCGGTGCCAACACACGGTTCCTGGAGGTGAACCTAGAGAATGGGGTCCTCTTCGTGAAtgagaagatggacagggagcagcTGTGTGACCTGAGCCCCAGCTGCTTCCTGCATTTGGAGATTGTGATTGAAAACCCACTGGAGCTGTACCGAGTGGAAGTGGAGATCCTGGATGTGAATGACAATTCTCCCGGGTTCCCGTGGAGGGAGTTCCGTTTGGAAATCGCCGAGTCGGTGGCTGTCGGGGCGCGTTTCCCGCTGGAGAGCGCACACGATCCCGATGTCGGCACCAATTCTCTCCAAACCTACCGGCTCAGCCCTAACCCGTACTTCAGCCTGGAGGTGCAGACCCGCAGCGAGCGCAGGAAATTCCCGGTGTTGGTGCTGGACATGCCTCTGGACCGGGAGAACCAAGCGCTCCACCAGTTGGTGCTGACTGCCCTGGACGGTGGATTCCCAGGGAGATCCGGCACCGCTCTGCTCACCGTGGTCGTCCTTGATGTTAACGACAACGCGCCGGTCTTTGACCAGGCTGTGTACACGGTCTGCCTGGTGGAGAACGCTCCGATAAATACTTTGGTGATTAAACTTAACGCCACCGATTTGGACCAAGGCTCAAACGGAGAGGTGACTTACTCCTTTAGTCGTCATGCGCCAGCGAGATTGCGCCAATTATTCCGGGTAGAGCCCCAAACCGGCGAAATTCGGGTGCAAGGGGTGGTAGATTATGAAGAGGCGAGCGTTTATGAGATTTATATCCAGGCCAAGGATAACGGTCCCCACACAGCGGCTGTGCATTGTACTGTTGTGGTAGAGGTTATTGATGTCAATGACAATGCCCCCGAGGTCACCCTCACTTCTGTATCCAGCCCGGTCCGGGAGGACGCTTTACCGGGGACTGTCATCGCCCTGATCAGCGTCAGCGACCGGGATTCTGGCGCTAACGGGAAAACCAGCTGCCACATCCCGGCTCAGGTCCCCTTCAAACTCCAGTCCTCTTTCACGAACTATTACACGCTGGTCACCAGCGAGAGGCTGGATCGTGAAAGCGTGCTGGAGTATAACGTGAATTTAACAGTTACCGACTCCGGCTCCCCTCCCCTTTCCACCGTCAAAACCGTCCCGGTGAAGGTTTCCGATGTGAACGACAACGCGCCCCGTtttgcacatccttcctacaCTGTTTACCTGATGGAGAATAACGCGCCGGGCGCTTCTATCTGCTCAGTGTCTGCCCTGGACCCAGACCTTGATCAGAATGCCTATGTGTCCTATTGCATCTTAAACAGCAAAGTCAGGGGCACCCCTATCTCCACGTACGTCTCTATCAACCTGAACACGGGCAATCTGTACGCACTGCGCTCCTTTGACTACGAGCAACTGAAGAAGTTTCAGGTGTTTGTTCAAGCTTGGGACGCCGGCTTCCCGTCTCTTCACAACAATGTGACGGTGAACGTGATCATCCTGGACCAGAACGACAATGCGCCGGCCATCGTATCCCCGCTGCCCCTCAACGGCTCGGCCGAGATGGTGCCCCGTTCCGCCGATCCCGGTTACCCGGTGGTCAAGGTGGCGGCGGTGGACGCCGATTCGGGCCAGAACTCGCGGCTCTCCTACCAGCTGTACCGAGCCACCGAACCCGGTCTGTTCAGCATCGGCCCGTTCACTGGGGAAATCCGCACTAGCCGCCGCTTTGAAGAGCGCGACTCCAACAAGCACAGGCTGGTGGTTCATGTTACAGACCACGGGAAGCCTCCGCTTTCCAGCTCGGTCACTATCAATGTCTTCGTCGTTGACAGTCTGCCGGAGAACTTCTCAGATTTGACCGAGAGGCCCCAGGGCATCGAACACTTCTCGGAGTTCAACCTTTATTTAATCGTctgtctgggctccatctcctTCGTGTTCCTGGTGGCCATTATCGCCTTGATCTCTATTAAGTGTCACAGAAGGAGCAGACACGGGACCCTGGGCAGGCGCTGCTCTCTGAGAGCCTGTTGTTGCTGCTCCGGGCCATCCCGCTGCTGTCTCCGGAGAAAGCCCACCCGGGCCGTTCTCAACAACTCTCACACCAACTTCCAACTGCCTCCTAGTGTCAAAGGGCCGCCCAGCTGTATGGAGGTAGGCGGCAGCGGCTCTCTTTCCCAAACCTATTGCTACAAAGTGTGTTTGAGTCCCGAATCGGCTAAGACCGATTTAATGTTCCTCAAACCGTACAGTTCACCACCTCCAGCCGCGGGTGGTAACTCGAAACCTGCTAACCCCTACGTGAGTGCGTGGAGGAGGCAAATCTCAGGTGGggcaaacttagcaacaaatgGATCGAGCGAG